One part of the Streptomyces sp. NBC_00286 genome encodes these proteins:
- a CDS encoding ABC transporter ATP-binding protein — protein sequence MSGSGVIATETMVRVENVHRSYGTGATAVHALRGVSFHVPRGELVALKGRSGSGKTTLLNLVGGLDEPDEGRITVDGLDLSGLGEEGLLRLRRDRIGFVFQSFGLIPILTAAENVGVPLRLRRAHPREREERVELLLALVGLADHAAQRPGELSGGQQQRVAIARALANQPSLLIADEPTGQLDAETGLAVMELLRAVVRSEQVTALVATHDAALLDLADRVLELSDGEIVEH from the coding sequence ATGAGCGGCAGTGGTGTGATCGCCACCGAGACCATGGTGCGCGTCGAGAACGTCCACCGGTCGTACGGGACGGGAGCCACCGCCGTACACGCCCTTCGCGGGGTTTCCTTCCATGTGCCGCGCGGCGAACTCGTCGCCCTCAAGGGCCGTTCGGGATCCGGCAAGACGACCTTGCTGAACCTCGTCGGCGGGCTCGATGAGCCGGACGAGGGGCGGATCACCGTGGACGGGCTCGACCTGTCCGGGCTCGGGGAGGAGGGGCTGCTCCGGCTGCGCCGCGATCGTATCGGCTTCGTCTTCCAGTCCTTCGGGCTCATCCCGATCTTGACGGCCGCCGAGAACGTCGGCGTCCCGCTGCGGCTGCGCCGGGCCCATCCGCGCGAGCGCGAGGAGCGCGTCGAGCTGCTGCTCGCCCTGGTCGGTCTGGCCGATCACGCGGCGCAGCGGCCCGGTGAGCTCTCCGGTGGTCAGCAGCAGCGGGTGGCCATCGCGCGTGCTCTCGCCAACCAGCCCTCGCTCCTCATCGCCGACGAACCCACCGGCCAGCTCGACGCGGAGACCGGCCTCGCCGTGATGGAGCTGCTGCGCGCGGTCGTGCGCAGCGAGCAGGTCACCGCGCTGGTCGCCACGCACGATGCCGCGCTGCTCGACCTGGCGGACCGGGTGCTGGAGCTGAGCGACGGCGAGATCGTCGAGCACTGA
- a CDS encoding response regulator — MTRVLVVDDEPQITRALVINLKARKYEVDAAADGATALQLAAARHPDVIVLDLGLPDMDGVEVIKGLRGWTRVPILVLSARHSSDEKVEALDAGADDYVTKPFGMDELLARLRAAVRRAEPNGAGEDEVIVETEDFTVDLSAKKVNRAGRDVRLTPTEWHLLEVLVRNTGRLVSQKQLLQEVWGPSYGTETNYLRVYMAQLRRKLEGDPSHPRHFITEPGMGYRFER; from the coding sequence ATGACCCGCGTCCTCGTGGTCGACGACGAGCCGCAGATCACCCGAGCCCTCGTGATCAACCTCAAGGCGCGCAAGTACGAGGTCGACGCGGCCGCCGACGGCGCCACCGCGCTCCAGCTCGCGGCCGCCCGCCACCCCGACGTGATCGTGCTCGACCTGGGCCTGCCCGACATGGACGGCGTCGAGGTGATCAAGGGGCTGCGGGGCTGGACGCGCGTACCGATCCTGGTGCTGTCCGCCCGGCACTCCTCGGACGAGAAGGTCGAGGCCCTCGACGCAGGCGCCGACGACTACGTCACCAAGCCCTTCGGCATGGACGAGCTGCTCGCCCGGCTGCGGGCCGCCGTCCGCCGCGCGGAGCCGAACGGGGCGGGCGAGGACGAAGTGATCGTGGAGACCGAGGACTTCACCGTCGACCTGTCCGCCAAGAAGGTCAACCGGGCGGGGCGCGATGTGCGCCTGACCCCCACGGAGTGGCACCTCTTGGAGGTGCTCGTGCGCAATACGGGCCGCCTGGTCAGCCAGAAGCAGCTGCTCCAGGAGGTCTGGGGGCCCTCGTACGGGACGGAGACGAACTACCTGCGGGTGTACATGGCTCAGCTGCGCAGGAAGCTGGAGGGGGATCCTTCGCATCCGCGGCACTTCATTACCGAGCCGGGCATGGGTTACCGGTTCGAAAGGTGA
- a CDS encoding DUF4193 domain-containing protein: MATDYDTPRKTDDDVDSDSLEELKARRNDKSTSAVDVDEFEAAEGLELPGADLSNEELAVRVLPKQQDEFTCMSCFLVHHRSQLAREKNGQPICRDCD; this comes from the coding sequence ATGGCAACGGATTACGACACCCCACGCAAGACCGACGACGACGTCGACTCCGACAGCCTTGAAGAACTGAAGGCCCGTCGGAACGACAAGTCGACTTCGGCGGTCGACGTGGATGAGTTCGAGGCCGCAGAGGGCCTGGAACTGCCCGGCGCGGACCTCTCGAACGAAGAGCTGGCCGTGCGCGTGCTGCCGAAGCAGCAGGACGAGTTCACTTGCATGAGCTGCTTCCTGGTCCACCACCGCAGCCAGCTGGCCCGCGAGAAGAACGGCCAGCCGATCTGCCGCGACTGCGACTGA
- a CDS encoding DUF3710 domain-containing protein, translating into MFGRRKKGSAAEDAASEAEQVDGVVEEVDTEADDAEQERVRLEPKPRPDGPWDSSEVRDPAEGRVDLGGLFVPGVDGMELRVEVAGDAIVAATVVLKDSAVQLQAFAAPKREGIWGEVREEIATGITQQGGVIDEVEGPLGWELRAQVPVQLPDGTGGFQVVRFVGVDGPRWFLRGVISGQGAVQPQAAGLLEQIFRDTVVVRGDGPMAPRDPIVLKLPEDAQMVAEGVQQEEQAGSRFSGGMGQLQRGPEITEVR; encoded by the coding sequence GTGTTCGGACGTCGCAAGAAGGGCAGTGCCGCCGAGGACGCGGCGAGCGAGGCCGAGCAGGTCGACGGCGTTGTTGAGGAAGTCGACACTGAGGCGGACGACGCAGAGCAGGAGCGCGTACGGCTCGAACCGAAGCCGCGCCCCGACGGTCCCTGGGACAGTTCCGAGGTCCGTGATCCGGCCGAGGGCCGGGTCGATCTGGGTGGCCTCTTCGTGCCGGGGGTCGACGGCATGGAGCTGCGTGTGGAGGTCGCGGGCGACGCCATCGTCGCGGCGACCGTGGTGCTGAAGGACAGCGCCGTACAGCTGCAGGCCTTCGCCGCACCCAAGCGCGAGGGCATCTGGGGCGAGGTGCGCGAGGAGATCGCCACCGGCATCACCCAGCAGGGCGGTGTCATCGACGAGGTCGAGGGCCCGCTGGGCTGGGAGCTGCGCGCCCAGGTGCCGGTGCAGCTGCCGGACGGGACCGGCGGTTTCCAGGTCGTACGGTTCGTCGGCGTGGACGGTCCCCGCTGGTTCCTGCGCGGAGTGATCTCCGGGCAGGGCGCGGTGCAGCCGCAGGCGGCCGGGCTGCTCGAACAGATCTTCCGGGACACGGTGGTGGTCCGCGGTGACGGCCCGATGGCCCCGCGCGACCCGATCGTGCTGAAGCTGCCGGAGGACGCGCAGATGGTCGCCGAGGGCGTCCAGCAGGAGGAGCAGGCGGGTTCCCGCTTCTCCGGGGGCATGGGGCAGTTGCAGCGCGGGCCGGAGATCACTGAGGTCCGGTAG
- a CDS encoding PaaI family thioesterase, whose protein sequence is MSGTSSTLRPPADAVAPVRHPDAPALGELLGAHYEHCFGCGGGQAHGLHLAARAGEGVKITAEFTVQTAHQGAPGLAHGGVLASALDETLGSLNWLLRTIAVTGRLETDFVRPVPVDTVLHLEAEVTAVAGRKIYSTATGRIGGPDGPVAVRADALFIEVKVDHFVDNGRQEEIQAAMNDPDQVRRARAFEVNP, encoded by the coding sequence GTGAGTGGTACCTCTTCGACCCTGCGACCCCCGGCCGACGCCGTGGCACCGGTGCGGCACCCGGACGCGCCCGCCCTCGGCGAACTGCTCGGCGCGCACTACGAGCACTGCTTCGGCTGCGGCGGCGGACAGGCGCACGGGCTGCACCTCGCGGCCCGCGCGGGCGAAGGAGTAAAGATCACCGCCGAGTTCACCGTGCAGACCGCCCACCAGGGTGCGCCCGGCCTCGCCCACGGTGGCGTCCTCGCGAGCGCGCTCGACGAGACGCTTGGCTCGCTGAACTGGCTGCTGCGGACGATCGCGGTGACCGGGCGCCTGGAGACCGACTTCGTACGGCCCGTCCCCGTGGACACGGTGCTGCATCTGGAGGCCGAGGTCACGGCGGTCGCCGGACGGAAGATCTACTCCACGGCCACCGGCCGGATAGGCGGCCCCGACGGCCCGGTCGCGGTCCGTGCGGACGCCCTGTTCATCGAGGTCAAGGTCGACCACTTCGTCGACAACGGCCGCCAGGAGGAGATCCAGGCGGCCATGAACGATCCGGACCAGGTCCGGCGAGCTCGCGCCTTCGAGGTGAACCCGTGA
- a CDS encoding DUF3159 domain-containing protein codes for MTSLDKPTEDDAHDSRAVTEAALFEAFGGLRGMIETVLPGLLFVTIYTVNKDLHSAAIAALGVSVLLVVVRLVMKDTVKHAFSGVFGVAFGVVFAMMTGNAKDFYLPGMLYTLGLGLAYIITTLAGVPLIGLILGPVFKENLSWRTRNPGRKKAYAKASYAWGAILLAKCAILFPLYWWADTTQLGWVLVALKIPPFLLAVWLTWVFLAKAPAPIDVFAEMEAEERAEKERQAAQRAGVEK; via the coding sequence GTGACGTCGCTCGACAAGCCGACCGAAGACGACGCCCATGACTCGCGGGCGGTGACGGAGGCCGCGCTCTTCGAGGCGTTCGGCGGTCTGCGAGGCATGATCGAGACGGTCTTGCCCGGCCTGCTCTTCGTCACGATCTACACGGTCAACAAGGATCTGCACTCCGCGGCCATCGCGGCCCTCGGGGTATCTGTGCTGCTCGTCGTGGTGCGGCTGGTCATGAAGGACACCGTCAAGCACGCCTTCAGTGGCGTTTTCGGGGTGGCCTTCGGCGTGGTCTTCGCGATGATGACCGGCAACGCCAAGGACTTTTATCTGCCGGGCATGCTCTACACGTTGGGGCTGGGGCTCGCGTACATCATCACGACGCTTGCGGGTGTGCCGCTGATCGGGCTGATCCTTGGGCCGGTGTTCAAGGAGAATCTGTCCTGGCGGACGCGTAATCCTGGGCGCAAGAAGGCGTACGCCAAGGCTAGTTACGCGTGGGGGGCGATTCTGCTTGCCAAGTGCGCGATTCTGTTTCCGCTGTACTGGTGGGCGGATACGACGCAACTGGGCTGGGTGCTCGTTGCGTTGAAGATTCCGCCGTTCCTGTTGGCGGTTTGGCTTACCTGGGTCTTCCTGGCGAAGGCGCCTGCGCCTATTGATGTGTTCGCCGAGATGGAGGCGGAGGAGCGGGCGGAGAAGGAACGCCAGGCTGCGCAGCGGGCTGGCGTCGAGAAGTAG
- a CDS encoding DUF3093 domain-containing protein, which produces MQLSASPYEERLTAPRTWWLVCFLVGVSMALILLPFGVLPLLGGLAGGTAVAAVVASSYGSVRIRVVGDSLIAGDAKIPVSALGEAHVLDAEEARAWRTYKADPRAFLLLRAYIPTALRVEVTDPADPTPYLYLSTREPERLAAALNAARAA; this is translated from the coding sequence ATGCAGCTCTCCGCCTCGCCCTACGAAGAACGCCTGACCGCGCCCCGCACCTGGTGGCTCGTCTGCTTTCTGGTCGGCGTCTCGATGGCCCTGATCCTGCTGCCGTTCGGCGTGCTGCCCCTGCTGGGCGGCCTGGCAGGCGGTACGGCTGTCGCGGCGGTGGTGGCGAGTTCGTACGGCTCGGTCCGTATCCGTGTGGTGGGCGACTCGCTGATCGCGGGCGACGCGAAGATCCCGGTGTCGGCCCTGGGCGAGGCCCATGTACTCGACGCCGAGGAGGCGCGCGCCTGGCGCACGTACAAGGCGGACCCGCGCGCCTTCCTGCTGCTGCGCGCCTACATCCCCACGGCCCTGCGGGTGGAGGTCACGGATCCGGCGGACCCGACGCCGTATCTGTATCTGTCCACGCGGGAGCCGGAGCGCCTGGCGGCGGCACTGAACGCAGCGCGGGCGGCATAG
- the dut gene encoding dUTP diphosphatase — MTRPEPSSPVDVLIKRVDPDVPLPEYAHPGDAGADLRTTESCELAPGERAVLPTGVSIALPEGYAAFVHPRSGLAARCGVALVNAPGTVDAGYRGEIKVIVVNLDPRESVWFERFDRIAQLVVQQVEKVRFQEVADLPDSTRAAGGFGSTGGHAAVDGTTGGNRYASVVSDREGQ, encoded by the coding sequence GTGACCCGACCCGAGCCCTCGAGCCCCGTCGACGTATTGATCAAGCGCGTCGATCCGGACGTACCGCTTCCGGAATACGCGCACCCCGGCGACGCCGGCGCGGATCTGCGGACGACCGAAAGCTGTGAACTCGCGCCCGGCGAGCGTGCCGTGCTGCCCACCGGAGTGTCCATCGCCCTCCCCGAGGGGTACGCGGCCTTCGTGCACCCCCGCTCCGGGCTGGCCGCCCGCTGCGGCGTCGCCCTCGTGAATGCCCCAGGGACCGTGGATGCCGGGTACCGTGGAGAGATCAAGGTGATCGTGGTGAATCTCGACCCGCGCGAGTCCGTGTGGTTCGAGCGCTTCGACCGGATTGCCCAACTCGTCGTCCAGCAGGTCGAGAAGGTGCGCTTCCAGGAGGTTGCGGACCTTCCCGACTCGACACGGGCCGCAGGGGGCTTCGGGTCCACCGGCGGGCATGCCGCCGTGGACGGCACAACGGGTGGGAATCGATACGCTTCGGTCGTATCCGACCGGGAAGGACAGTGA
- a CDS encoding ATP-binding protein, whose product MRLLREDNGTMGRGRLRIYLGAAPGVGKTYRLQQEAEQARTLAEGNRIRTALLAAVSHDLRTPLAAIKAAVSSLRSDDVAWSEEDEAELLEGIEAGADRLDHLVGNLLDMSRLQTGTVTPLIREIDLDEVVPMALGGVPEDSVQLEIPETPPMVAVDPGLLERSVANIVENAVKYSPDGEPVLAAASTLGERVEVRVVDRGPGVPDEAKERIFGPFQRYGDAPRGAGVGLGLAVARGFAEAMGGTLDAEDTPGGGLTMVLTVRAGPSRSGRPAELAQPAEPERQAS is encoded by the coding sequence GTGCGGCTGTTACGGGAAGACAATGGGACCATGGGACGCGGCAGGCTTCGGATCTATCTCGGTGCGGCGCCGGGCGTCGGCAAGACGTACCGCCTTCAGCAGGAGGCCGAACAGGCCCGCACGCTGGCGGAGGGCAACCGGATTCGTACGGCGCTGCTGGCCGCCGTAAGCCATGATCTGCGCACTCCGCTGGCCGCGATCAAGGCCGCCGTGTCGTCGCTGCGGTCCGATGACGTGGCCTGGTCCGAGGAGGACGAGGCCGAGCTCCTGGAAGGGATCGAGGCGGGCGCCGACCGGCTTGACCACCTGGTGGGCAATCTCCTGGACATGTCCCGGCTGCAGACCGGGACCGTCACGCCGTTGATCCGGGAGATCGACCTGGACGAGGTGGTCCCGATGGCGCTGGGCGGCGTACCCGAGGACAGCGTCCAACTGGAGATCCCCGAGACGCCGCCCATGGTCGCAGTCGATCCGGGGCTGTTGGAGCGGTCGGTCGCCAACATCGTTGAGAACGCCGTGAAGTACAGCCCCGACGGCGAGCCGGTGCTGGCGGCCGCCAGCACGCTCGGAGAGCGCGTCGAGGTGCGGGTGGTGGACCGCGGGCCCGGCGTTCCGGACGAGGCCAAGGAGCGGATCTTCGGGCCCTTCCAGCGCTATGGGGACGCTCCGCGCGGTGCCGGCGTGGGCCTCGGGCTCGCGGTCGCCCGTGGCTTCGCCGAGGCGATGGGCGGCACGCTCGACGCCGAGGACACTCCCGGTGGCGGCCTCACCATGGTGCTCACCGTCCGGGCGGGGCCGTCCCGTTCCGGACGACCCGCAGAACTCGCACAACCCGCAGAACCGGAAAGGCAGGCTTCATGA
- a CDS encoding OB-fold nucleic acid binding domain-containing protein gives MSAVPRSERPPGRFRRMLDRLSSSQEDLESEELREDTETAGCTRIGDAHDRQIVTVTGTLRTVTLRPRAGVPALEAELFDGSAALDVVWLGRRSIVGIEPGRKLIASGRISMSRGRRVLFNPKYELRPLGRE, from the coding sequence ATGAGTGCTGTTCCCCGTTCCGAAAGGCCGCCGGGCCGGTTCCGGCGGATGCTCGACCGGCTCTCCTCGTCGCAGGAGGACCTCGAGTCGGAGGAGCTGCGCGAAGACACCGAGACCGCCGGCTGTACGCGTATCGGTGACGCACATGACCGACAGATAGTGACCGTTACTGGTACCTTGCGCACGGTCACGCTGCGCCCGAGGGCCGGTGTCCCGGCTCTGGAGGCCGAGCTGTTCGACGGTTCGGCCGCCCTGGACGTGGTGTGGCTCGGCAGGCGCTCCATCGTGGGAATCGAACCGGGGCGCAAGCTGATCGCATCGGGCCGGATCTCGATGAGCCGGGGCCGCCGGGTGCTGTTCAATCCGAAGTACGAACTCAGACCCCTCGGACGGGAGTAG